A stretch of the Streptomyces sp. NBC_01264 genome encodes the following:
- a CDS encoding IS6 family transposase — protein MESVETTPSYKGFRFPVEIISEAVWLYHRFPLSYREVEELLLARGIIVSHETIRMWCEKFGPQYAAALRRRRRPQAGDKWHLDEVFVKINGVRHYLWRAVDQDGNVLDIVLQSRRNAKAAKRFLAKLMKKQRRVPSVLVTDKLKSYGTAHRVLMPSVEHRSHKGLNNRAENSRQPTRQRERAMKGFRDAGRTQRFLSAFSRISPHFRPRRHLLTATGYRTEMIIRFAIWDQIAGVTVMPTTA, from the coding sequence GTGGAGTCCGTCGAGACCACGCCGTCGTACAAGGGCTTCCGGTTCCCGGTGGAGATCATCTCCGAGGCGGTGTGGCTGTACCACCGTTTCCCGCTCAGCTACCGCGAGGTCGAGGAACTGCTGCTGGCCCGAGGAATCATCGTCTCTCACGAGACGATCCGGATGTGGTGCGAGAAGTTCGGGCCCCAGTACGCGGCCGCCCTGCGCCGCCGCCGTCGGCCGCAGGCCGGCGACAAGTGGCACTTGGACGAGGTCTTCGTCAAGATCAACGGGGTCCGGCACTACCTGTGGCGGGCCGTGGATCAGGACGGCAACGTCCTGGACATCGTGCTCCAGTCGAGGCGCAACGCGAAGGCAGCCAAGCGGTTCCTGGCCAAGTTGATGAAGAAGCAGCGCCGGGTACCCAGCGTGCTGGTCACCGACAAGCTGAAGAGCTACGGCACCGCCCACCGCGTGCTGATGCCCTCGGTCGAGCATCGCTCGCACAAGGGACTAAACAATCGGGCCGAGAACAGCCGCCAGCCCACCCGCCAGCGCGAACGCGCGATGAAGGGCTTCCGTGATGCGGGCCGGACCCAACGATTCCTGTCCGCATTCAGCCGGATCTCACCCCACTTCCGGCCCCGCCGCCACCTGCTCACCGCCACCGGCTACCGCACCGAAATGATCATCCGCTTCGCCATATGGGACCAGATCGCCGGGGTCACCGTCATGCCCACCACGGCCTGA